In one window of Gossypium arboreum isolate Shixiya-1 chromosome 4, ASM2569848v2, whole genome shotgun sequence DNA:
- the LOC108470744 gene encoding protein FAR1-RELATED SEQUENCE 9 — MSATRHRAVGGGVNHVLDYLRRMQAENPSFFYAIQGDNDHTGGSIFWVDATSRMNYAYFGDTVVFDTTYRTNRYRVPFASFSGLNHHGQPVLFGCALILNDSEASFAWLFQTWLHAMSDRRPISITTDPDRLIQMAVTQVLPETRLRFNRWSIFKETQEKLAHIYQSQPTFEIEFKKCVNETETINEFESSWVSLLERYFVMDNEWLQSMYNARQEWVPAYMRDIFFGDFSITERNIGLNSFFEGFVNASTTIQMLIKQYEKAVASWHEKELKSDYDSTNTSPVLKTPSPMEKQAANLYTRRIFMKFQEELVETLANPATKIDDSGTVATYRVAKFGEEHKAHTVNFTSFEMKANCSCQMFEHSGIICRHILAVFRAKNVLTLPSQYVLKRWTRNAKIGDMQDEHATELPNNSRESLTDRYNTLRQEAIKYVEEGAKSIHVYNVAMDALQEALKKVSSAKNQSPISAEDGALSNGRNQELHAAGDIETVACQSADEKEKKIRELTTELESINRRCEVYRANLLAVLRDMEEQKLKLSVKVQNARLNLRE; from the exons ATGAGTGCCACAAGACACCGGGCCGTAGGGGGTGGGGTTAACCATGTATTGGACTATTTGAGACGAATGCAAGCGGAGAATCCTTCGTTCTTTTATGCAATTCAAGGTGATAATGACCACACCGGTGGAAGCATATTTTGGGTGGATGCAACATCAAGGATGAATTACGCTTACTTTGGGGATACTGTCGTATTTGACACAACATATAGGACCAATCGTTATAGGGTTCCATTTGCCTCGTTTAGTGGACTCAACCACCATGGGCAGCCGGTGCTGTTTGGTTGTGCTTTAATTCTCAATGACTCTGAGGCCTCATTTGCATGGCTATTCCAAACTTGGCTTCATGCAATGTCTGATCGTCGTCCCATCTCAATAACAACTGACCCTGATCGTCTCATACAGATGGCTGTCACACAGGTTCTTCCAGAAACACGCCTTAGATTCAATAGGTGGAGCATTTTCAAAGAAACCCAAGAGAAGCTGGCTCACATATACCAATCACAGCCTACATTCGAAATAGAATTTAAGAAATGCGTTAATGAGACTGAGACAATTAATGAGTTTGAATCATCATGGGTTTCGCTTCTGGAACGTTACTTTGTTATGGACAATGAATGGCTTCAGTCAATGTACAATGCTCGGCAAGAGTGGGTCCCTGCTTATATGCGAGATATCTTCTTTGGGGACTTTTCTATAACCGAGAGAAACATAGGTTTAAACTCATTCTTTGAAGGGTTTGTGAATGCATCGACCACCATACAGATGTTGATTAAACAGTATGAGAAAGCCGTAGCAAGTTGGCACGAGAAAGAGTTAAAGTCTGATTATGACAGCACCAACACTTCACCGGTTCTTAAGACACCATCTCCTATGGAAAAACAAGCTGCTAATCTCTATACGCGAAGAATATTCATGAAGTTCCAGGAGGAGCTAGTTGAGACCCTTGCCAATCCTGCCACTAAAATCGATGACTCAGGAACAGTTGCAACATATCGGGTGGCCAAATTCGGGGAAGAGCACAAAGCGCACACCGTTAATTTCACTTCTTTTGAGATGAAAGCTAATTGCAGTTGCCAAATGTTTGAACATTCCGGGATCATATGCAGGCACATATTAGCAGTTTTCAGAGCGAAAAATGTTCTCACACTACCTTCACAATATGTACTAAAGcgatggacgagaaatgccaaaattGGAGACATGCAGGATGAACATGCTACCGAATTGCCAAATAATTCCCGGGAATCCTTAACAGATCGGTACAATACTCTACGCCAAGAAGCTATTAAGTACGTTGAAGAAGGGGCGAAATCTATTCATGTTTACAATGTGGCAATGGATGCTTTACAAGAGGCACTGAAAAAGGTTAGCTCTGCAAAAAACCAAAGCCCTATATCTGCTGAAGATGGAGCACTGAGCAATGGACGTAATCAAGAGTTGCATGCAGCTGGAGATATCGAGACAGTGGCATGTCAATCTGCG GACGAGAAGGAAAAGAAAATCCGGGAATTGACAACAGAGTTGGAGAGCATAAACCGCCGATGCGAAGTGTACAGAGCGAATCTGCTGGCTGTGTTGAGGGACATGGAAGAACAGAAGTTAAAGCTGTCTGTTAAAGTTCAAAATGCAAGGCTTAATTTGAGAGAGTGA